A stretch of the Marasmius oreades isolate 03SP1 chromosome 8, whole genome shotgun sequence genome encodes the following:
- a CDS encoding uncharacterized protein (BUSCO:EOG092606AD): MQISNSLDLIGAVFERQPASSSFQPPPFSPTSKTGFPVAQHRSNGKGRGKSAFARNRGLLTTEAISRDAPVPQVISQRMSRSPQSEEGWRTHMSRENEEKVASMTEEQRQSEIGEILERFGAGVGDILKRAREARGRNEKSGIALDPVPIEASEPTSPVRNGTPLPPSLSTSSTRPNSPTRGSRKLRFAELVPENVHVYESAPPSPRKKSFLALPPPPPPNSNEASGLISLGTFDNWTVQKKQPKAGFSSHPIGNDVFGTGSTGSSTPREPVPQLPDTTGKTETEPDEGTPEYIRRRYFPSAPADNPDIAWMTSPSASTTRQTRFDLTGTPIPQSKVLSLPTYLGLHHHAEGQSAGYTLDDVFLISRSKVPAQRAAMLVVLKGLINWWRKSSNGDLSQSEETRSIVEELQMSKPPLVKRIMFAGLEALSERGIVGVRAVEIVWECIVGWDPIPNGMDGEEYYEWGGVELGTSDIMDSLPSEVVLPQLCDIFMTPPDSTAIGDCRMTPVQHLVTSILHKLAFHSNKFADEITALPKLIRTIIQTSIGHDTSSDHASLPDISTLRFLTTLALSSRSNAQSLCASADLYLRVVATLKPRPETKEATGTIEVYNGVLRLYTALARYGLYSHIATDGRELWLQVSSYIETMLSQPLPTISHLKLVSAWAGLLESWTICATDPHRTNPTHDLLWSQVVGWEWGKEILYLLETTVVLSCDISESTCFWRTRAAILRALAAWLEGSKVNSVKGGEEERLSAMVALRKTFKPGGLDGERISAVVEKMKSCYRVEVSMLNHGRIGDYAYELMSVIRAWLACCPSSMQEPLTSPPFELPFAQISELCAVLVARSHLNQPTGTYDYRETAFLRLCKRPLTSLLSCYLRLSRFLPGVPEDLWLAQAFSIILTLQPGDEDYGLGIIDQILTLITSEWTSSRGLIIPQAIWEKGGFEVVRPFLRFEIEPSSERRIGPLCITPYSLSLATTQRLPAISTSSKTVWSPSGLPLRRDWTVSPLDHVLHSGSPSSLFSTKILPSTFDASEIEIVQAALLLTNLRKEVILRFANVLSNDVLTREEAVFTCMKVFMLEHEQDQSKANPEVFRDSTVARYMEELLATYTHPQYATSFHSQSSLEQVAVGFLGSSNPFYQYYTDFVALYDSTSFSHPLFARLLLPPTSMHYPIDYRKHLWNDFGHVIRTIRTPIEQVITADLKEYLWPVEEDPQMISAYLRVLVKYGPSLEGFVRLMAIHHIACNIWHDLLHGRDANDERASRLLMAVVGQCSPVIVREVIRYRQEKDGNLWVPPTCFDMLAEDKGYRLKCIERWAGSRLLQDIKGLFDIDD, encoded by the exons ATGCAAATATCAAATTCGTTGGATCTTATAGGCGCAGTATTTGAGCGACAACCTGCATCTTCGAGCTTCCAGCCCCCACCTTTCTCTCCCACCTCTAAAACTGGCTTTCCTGTCGCGCAACATCGATCTAACGGAAAAGGCAGGGGTAAGAGCGCATTTGCGAGGAACAGAGGGCTGTTAACAACGGAAGCGATTAGTCGTGATGCGCCAGTTCCACAAGTGATTTCTCAGAGAATGTCAAGGTCTCCACAATCTGAAGAGGGATGGCGTACTCATATGAGTCGAGAGAATGAAGAAAAGGTCGCAAGTATGACCGAAGAGCAGAGGCAGAGCGAGATTGGAGAAATTCTAGAGAGGTTTGGTGCTGGTGTTGGAGATATCTTGAAGAGAGCACGAGAGGCCAGAGGGCGAAATGAGAAATCCGGAATCGCCTTAGATCCAG TGCCCATTGAAGCGTCTGAACCCACATCACCCGTTCGCAATG GAacacctcttcctccgtcCTTGTCTACAAGTAGCACCCGTCCTAATAGTCCGACTCGCGGCTCACGTAAACTACGATTTGCAGAGCTTGTCCCAGAAAACGTACACGTCTATGAATCGGCGCCACCATCCCCACGCAAAAAGTCATTTCTGGCCTTACCACCGCCACCTCCACCAAACTCTAATGAGGCTTCGGGTCTTATTTCATTGGGAACCTTCGACAACTGGACAGTCCAAAAAAAGCAACCAAAAGCAGGATTCAGCTCCCACCCCATTGGGAACGATGTCTTTGGAACCGGATCCACAGGATCAAGCACCCCCAGGGAACCAGTCCCCCAGCTCCCCGATACTACAGGAAAAACAGAAACGGAACCTGACGAAGGGACACCAGAATATATTCGAAGACGATACTTCCCATCTGCGCCAGCCGATAACCCTGACATCGCCTGGATGACCTCACCTTCCGCGAGCACGACGAGGCAAACAAGGTTTGACCTCACAGGTACCCCAATTCCACAATCAAAAGTGCTATCTCTTCCAACATACTTAGGGCTTCATCATCACGCAGAAGGTCAAAGCGCCGGATACACCTTGGATGATGTATTCCTGATAAGTAGATCCAAAGTGCCCGCTCAGAGAGCCGCCATGCTCGTCGTGTTGAAAGGACTTATCAACTGGTGGCGGAAGAGTTCGAATGGTGATCTCTCTCAGAGCGAGGAAACTAGATCCATCGTTGAAGAACTTCAGATGTCTAAGCCACCGCTGGTGAAACGTATCATGTTTGCCGGCCTGGAAGCACTATCAGAACGTGGCATTGTTGGCGTTCGCGCTGTGGAGATAGTCTGGGAATGTATAGTGGGCTGGGACCCTATACCAAATGGAATGGACGGAGAAGAATACTACGAGTGGGGAGGCGTTGAACTCGGAACTTCTGACATAATGGACTCCCTTCCTTCCGAGGTTGTACTACCGCAACTCTGCGACATCTTCATGACACCTCCCGACAGCACAGCTATTGGCGACTGCCGTATGACGCCAGTACAACATCTCGTCACATCGATTCTTCATAAACTGGCTTTCCACTCGAACAAATTTGCTGACGAGATTACTGCTCTCCCTAAGTTGATACGCACTATCATCCAAACCTCTATAGGCCATGACACATCTTCGGACCATGCGTCACTACCAGATATTTCCACGTTGAGGTTTCTTACAACCCTAGCTCTATCTTCTCGATCAAACGCCCAGTCCCTCTGCGCGTCTGCAGATCTTTACCTCCGTGTAGTGGCCACCCTCAAACCGAGACCGGAGACAAAGGAGGCCACAGGTACCATTGAGGTATACAACGGAGTGTTACGCCTCTATACTGCGCTCGCTCGATATGGGCTGTATTCACATATAGCGACGGACGGCCGTGAGCTGTGGCTTCAAGTCAGCTCGTACATCGAGACGATGCTATCTCAGCCTTTACCGACGATAAGTCATCTGAAGTTAGTTTCTGCATGGGCTGGCCTGCTAGAGTCCTGGACAATCTGCGCAACAGATCCTCATCGCACAAATCCGACTCACGATCTACTTTGGAGCCAGGTAGTTGGCTGGGAATGGGGGAAAGAGATCTTGTATCTACTTGAAACAACAGTGGTACTTTCTTGCGACATTTCTGAATCCACCTGTTTTTGGCGTACGAGAGCAGCTATTCTCAGAGCACTAGCAGCCTGGCTTGAAGGCTCGAAGGTCAACAGCGTAAAAGgcggggaggaggagaggctGTCTGCAATGGTAGCTCTCAGGAAGACCTTCAAACCAGGCGGATTAGATGGTGAAAGAATTTCTGCCGTTGTGGAAAAGATGAAATCCTGCTACAGGGTAGAGGTCTCAATGTTGAACCACGGCCGCATAGGGGATTATGCTTACGAGTTGATGTCAGTTATTCGTGCTTGGCTCGCGTGTTGCCCATCGTCCATGCAGGAGCCATTAACCTCTCCTCCCTTTGAACTTCCCTTTGCCCAGATCTCGGAGTTATGTGCAGTCTTAGTAGCGCGCAGTCATTTAAATCAACCGACTGGGACTTACGATTATAGAGAGACTGCATTTCTGCGTCTCTGCAAGCGGCCCTTGACTTCACTACTCTCGTGCTATCTTCGCCTGTCCCGTTTCCTCCCTGGTGTTCCTGAAGACCTTTGGTTAGCACAGGCCTTTTCCATCATTTTGACATTGCAGCCTGGAGACGAAGATTACGGCCTGGGTATCATTGATCAGATACTTACATTGATTACATCCGAGTGGACAAGCTCAAGGGGATTAATCATACCGCAGGCGATCTGGGAAAAGGGTGGATTCGAGGTTGTGCGGCCTTTCTTGCGTTTTGAAATTGAACCCAGTAGCGAAAGACGTATTGGCCCCCTCTGTATCACTCCGTATTCATTATCTCTCGCCACAACGCAAAGGCTTCCTGCTATCTCAACCTCATCAAAGACTGTATGGTCACCGTCCGGTCTTCCGTTGAGGAGAGATTGGACTGTTTCCCCGCTAGACCACGTCTTGCATTCTGGTAGTCCTTCCTCGCTGTTCTCCACTAAGATCCTCCCATCGACGTTCGATGCTTCAGAAATAGAAATTGTGCAGGCGGCGTTGTTACTCACGAATCTTCGAAAAGAGGTCATCCTCAGGTTTGCCAACGTTCTTTCAAATGATGTGCTGACGCGCGAAGAGGCTGTCTTCACttgtatgaaggttttcATGCTAGAACACGAGCAAGACCAAAGCAAGGCGAATCCGGAAGTTTTCCGTGATAGCACGGTTGCGAGATACATGGAGGAACTACTAGCGACTTACACGCATCCCCAATATGCTACCAGCTTTCATTCACAATCCAGCCTTGAACAGGTCGCCGTCGGCTTTTTAGGCTCTTCAAATCCATTCTATCAATATTACACCGATTTTGTCGCTCTGTATGACTCAACCTCCTTTTCTCATCCCCTTTTTGCCCGACTGCTTCTCCCGCCAACGTCGATGCACTATCCTATCGATTACCGAAAACATCTCTGGAATGATTTCGGTCACGTCATTCGAACAATTCGCACACCGATCGAACAAGTGATAACAGCAGATCTCAAAGAATACCTTTGGCCTGTTGAAGAGGATCCTCAGATGATCAGCGCTTACCTTCGTGTCCTTGTCAAATATGGCCCCTCTCTTGAAGGCTTTGTCCGTCTAATGGCCATCCACCATATCGCGTGCAATATCTGGCATGATTTGCTGCATGGCAGAGATGCAAACGATGAACGTGCCAGTAGATTACTGATGGCTGTCGTCGGTCAATGCTCGCCGGTTATTGTGAGGGAAGTGATCAGGTACAGGCAGGAGAAAGATGGCAACCTTTGGGTACCTCCGACTTGCTTCGATATGTTAGCTGAGGACAAGGGCTATCGACTAAAATGTATAGAAAGATGGGCTGGTTCTCGCCTTTTACAGGATATTAAAGGACTATTTGACATTGACGATTAG
- a CDS encoding uncharacterized protein (CAZy:GH16): MVSWPAICGINIPKTTSPARRQGPDLSLPMLIITLLTLLLALAPGVTHAQTCKCGYKDSSGSVWREAIISTFTQAGGALAALNTDWIISTDTLSQSSPATANVKYITANVMEFNDALGLKASAYDNSGSVKCAEIFTKRSDIKYGSFRMQAQIPSIPGAVFGFFTYINDAQEQDIEFLSAETDYYQRVHYTNQPGSTSGAALNVVIPGADFTTFGTHQIDWLPSKTVYSYAGSGLTSTKSITKNVPTTPSEFVLNVWSNGDPNWSRGPPIADAIATVQWVHLYFNSTTLSEAAFNSVCAAAGHPAPCNV, translated from the exons ATGGTTTCCTGGCCCGCGATCTGTGGTATAAACATACCCAAGACCACATCACCTGCAAGGAGACAAGGGCCTGATCTTTCTCTCCCAATGCTTATCATTACACTCCTCACTCTACTTCTTGCCCTCGCACCTGGGGTCACTCATGCTCAAACCTGTAAATGTGGGTACAAGGACTCGAGTGGGAGTGTATGG CGTGAAGCtatcatctctaccttcACCCAAGCCGGAGGGGCACTCGCGGCGCTCAACACTGATTGGATTATTTCGACTGACACCCTATCTCAATCATCACCTGCAACGGCGAACGTCAAGTACATCACTGCCAACGTGATGGAGTTCAACGACGCTTTGGGTCTGAAGGCTTCTGCG TACGATAACAGTGGTTCAGTCAAATGTGCTGAGATTTTTACCAAG AGATCCGATATCAAATATGGCTCTTTCAGGATGCAAGCTCAAATCCCTTCCATCCCGGGAGCGGTCTTCG GATTCTTCACCTATATCAACGACGCTCAGGAACAAGACATTGAGTTTCTCTCTGCTGAAACGGATTACTATCAACGCGTTCATTACACTAATCAGCCGGGAAGCACTTCTGGCGCAGCTTTG AACGTCGTGATCCCGGGGGCAGACTTCAC AACTTTTGGAACTCACCAAATTGACTGGCTTCCATCTAAAACCGTTTATTCTTACGCCGGGTCGGGTTTAACG TCTACCAAATCAATCACTAAAAATGTCCCGACGACGCCATCCGAGTTTGTCCTCAACGTTTGGAGCAATGGCGACCC GAATTGGTCGAGAGGCCCTCCGATTGCGGATGCCATAGCCACGGTACAATGGGTTCATCTGTACTTCAACTCCACCACCTTATCTGAGGCGGCCTTCAATTCGGTGTGTGCAGCTGCTGGACACCCTGCTCCGTGCAACGTGTAA
- a CDS encoding uncharacterized protein (CAZy:GH16) — MLFLWYINTHKIVRIRLRLQLMACTTLLLGALALVPALTVAQNCQCGYKDSNGNVWREAIISTFTQPEGALSAVQANWMISSYNNPQTAPATASIQYLSANVMQYNDALGLKASAYDNNGFVQSAEIATQRSDILYGTFRIRAQVPSVPGAVFGFFTYFSNSQEQDIEFLSAEPNYYQRVHYTNHPGQDPGATLDVTIPGADFTTFGNHRIDWLPSRTTYLYDGSGLTSTKQLTVNVPTTPSRLILNVWSNGDPGWSQGPPTSDAIATVQWVHLYFNSTSLSEAAFNSACTSAGRPASCSV, encoded by the exons ATGCTGTTCCTCTGGTATATAAACACGCACAAGATTGTCCGTATTCGACTTCGCTTGCAACTGATGGCCTGCACCACTCTACTCCTCGGTGCTCTTGCGCTCGTGCCTGCCCTCACTGTCGCTCAGAACTGCCAGTGTGGCTACAAAGACTCGAACGGAAATGTATGG CGTGAGGCTATCATCTCCACCTTCACGCAGCCAGAGGGAGCACTCTCTGCAGTCCAAGCTAATTGGATGATCTCCTCTTATAACAACCCCCAGACAGCGCCTGCAACGGCAAGTATCCAATATCTTAGTGCGAATGTGATGCAATACAACGATGCTTTGGGATTGAAAGCTTCAGCG TACGACAATAATGGATTCGTCCAATCTGCTGAGATCGCTACACAG AGATCCGACATTTTATATGGCACTTTCAGAATTCGCGCACAAGTCCCGTCTGTGCCGGGCGCAGTCTTCG GATTCTTCACATACTTCAGCAATTCTCAAGAACAAGACATTGAATTCCTTTCGGCGGAACCTAACTACTATCAGCGTGTTCATTACACCAATCACCCCGGCCAAGATCCTGGCGCCACTTTG GACGTCACGATACCTGGCGCCGATTTCAC AACCTTTGGCAACCACCGAATCGACTGGCTTCCGTCAAGAACTACATATTTATACGACGGATCGGGCTTAACG TCCACTAAGCAGCTCACTGTTAATGTCCCAACTACGCCTTCCAGGCTCATCCTAAACGTCTGGAGTAATGGCGATCC TGGCTGGTCCCAAGGTCCTCCGACTTCGGATGCCATAGCTACTGTGCAATGGGTGCATCTGTACTTCAATTCTACCTCTCTTTCCGAGGCGGCCTTCAATTCTGCATGCACAAGTGCTGGGCGACCTGCCTCGTGCAGCGTATAG